In Pseudobythopirellula maris, a single window of DNA contains:
- a CDS encoding type I polyketide synthase, whose amino-acid sequence MSDLADRLAKLSPAQRELLQQRLTQKSAPVVDPFAEATAEPVAIIGMSCRFAGAPDLTSYWRMIEGGLEGVTETPPSRWDVDELYDAHGAPGKMTNRRGAFVDNIDSFDPTHFGITPREASRMDPQQRMLLEVAWEALENAGWPADKAQGSNTGVWVGIGGADYAKIPSQAQNYYERIDAHMGTGNALSIASNRISYIFDFRGPSASVDTACSSSSLAIHLAVEALRRGECTAALAGGVNAILTPETTLAFSKAQMLSPEGRCRPFDAGANGYVRGEGCGLVLLKKLTDAQRDGDPVLAVLRATSVNQDGRTSGISAPNGERQKACVRAALAQAGLTPAAVDYVEAHGTGTPLGDPIEMQALTEVFRRTAPSDKPLYVTSAKANIGHTETVSGVAGLIKVALLMKHGVIEPQLHLEKLNPHIKLDGSRVELPHEPVAWPAGPTPRVAGVSSFGFGGTNTHLVVSDAPIAKPAAEPAAGRTSHVLKLAAKKKDGIAEQARRLAERLNEDESITAADAAYTQNTGRCDFNARASVVADDRDDLIGRLEKLAAGERAAGVKTGEASGVARPKTAMLFTGQGSQRPGMGRELYQTSPLFRSVIDRCEEALREPLGASLAGILFTTEGKGAERINETRYTQPALFALECGVAALWESWGLRPDFLLGHSIGEYAAAVTAGVFSLEDGARLVAERARLMHSAPGHGKMAVLFVSEAEAQKLIDKSGERASVATVNGPENVVISGEAEAIERLFAAFEKTGGKGQMLVVSHAFHSELMDPVLDEFEAFAATIEHQAPSVPIASNVTGVLMTEPPTTNQQWARYWREHLRGAVRYADGVAAVAEAGASLFVEVGPTAALAGMGRRCLPDQKAAWLASLRPGKPEWRSLAESVGEFYAAGGAVDWRGWDKPYARKRIDLPNYPFDRIRCWHDPIERSAPYAVTRQGDSPVLGARLPVVGANTVYEAALSPSSPAFLADHVVQGSAVAPGALYVEQALRAAGEAQGHGGVLAVDDVAIQQAMFLANGATRRCQSTVGPESSGRRPFESHSTPLGDDGPEATWTQHASAVLVTDASDERPEPIDLKACRERLVASQTAEEFYATMAGRSLDYGPAFRVLGHVDRSAYDAVSTVEPTDSVRHEIGERYGLHPVLGDALMQTVAGATPLEKDGSYSPFTYMPVRVARVRLYETVPADEPLLAYAVRRSPEPDSDETSPELVTCDAYLVRECGEPIAAFKGVRVQRVGAAGASESQPADWLHRLAWRETEQTATEPASGPWLLFADQAGAATGLADRLEAAGSAVTLVSPGEAYAVKVDESGAKPRTRVTLPPGDDASYRKLLEMFTANPTAKPAGVAHLWSLDLPTSEAEGAAAKDAWQVSSLLGVGSVMRLVQQAARRGLACQAGVWVLTQGGQAVGDNNVSPLAAPLVGLGRVAQMEHPELSIRLLDMEDPDDSEALAAELSRPGDENQLALTGGKRWAARLEHDDEAAAALDESAAGQMAIPHGPHQLRIPRPGSFEALRYEPITRKTPGPGEVELEIHSAGLNFSDVLKALGLYPGIKDEIVPLGIEASGVVTAVGEGVSHLKAGDEALGVVPYAFGSHSTTAGYALVKKPAGLSHPEAACLPIAWLTAHHALIKLAGLAPGERVLIHAGAGGVGLAAIQIAQHAGAEVFATAGSDEKRDLLRGLGVKHVMNSRTLDFVEEIREATGREGVDVVLNSLPGEAIPASLSVLRAYGRFCEIGKIDIYQDRKLGLLPFQDNLSYFAIDLDRVLRQRPGYVRELFTEVMDRFAAGDYQPTPYTRFAESETIQAFRYMSQRKNIGKVVVETIENAADLKDADPKGVVRSDASYLITGGLGALGLRVAAWLGEQGAGGVVLLARSEPQGEKLAAVEALKASGLNVAVARADVSDHASLHQTLTTLPKGFPALRGVLHAAGVLDDGLLADMTDERFAKVTAPKTVGAWNLHRLSLDTKVFPACDLFVLFSSVAAVLGSPGQSNYAAGNAALDALAHARRRAGLSALSINWGPWAEGGMAAGVVGEGGPEENSAQAIKSMGMDLLKPDAALGLMGRLIESNAAQQVVFDPHWEAMSRLLTGRKTPLLTDLLVGAENAAAGVADTALRQRLASAPADERQKELEEIVRDELARVMGVDADQIEIAAPLSALGLDSLMALELKNNLEGKLAFTLPMAKLLEGPSVATLAEAAGEAIAGDGDEADASTGPESLLVTLRKGDPNVAPLFLLPVLGGDIRCYLGLTEKLPGTLPIVAMRPRGIDHGEPHTDMDAMLDDYTAALRNRQPEGPYSLAGWSTGGVTAFALADRLESIGEKVSQVALFDAPTPRVFKDIDTEDDIKFLLTIVGFAVRFSGVDLDLDEEKLTAIEPEKRFAFALAEAKRAGMFSADADESYVRRLVDVGEALVRATSDYEPRPIEAPVLFFAPETPGGLGDLTSHDSLNEEDWRDAIGQTLAVHTTPGDHFTMMTDRGADSIAATIESLLAINAG is encoded by the coding sequence ATGTCCGACCTCGCCGATCGTTTGGCCAAGCTCTCGCCCGCGCAGCGTGAGCTGCTGCAGCAGCGTCTCACGCAGAAGTCGGCCCCGGTCGTCGACCCGTTCGCCGAGGCGACGGCCGAGCCGGTGGCGATCATCGGCATGTCGTGCCGCTTCGCCGGCGCGCCCGACCTGACGAGCTATTGGCGGATGATCGAGGGGGGCCTCGAGGGCGTCACGGAAACGCCCCCCTCGCGTTGGGACGTCGACGAGCTGTACGACGCGCATGGCGCCCCCGGCAAGATGACCAACCGCCGCGGCGCCTTCGTCGACAACATCGACAGCTTCGACCCCACGCACTTCGGCATCACGCCGCGCGAGGCCTCGCGCATGGACCCGCAGCAGCGGATGCTGCTCGAGGTGGCGTGGGAGGCCTTGGAGAACGCCGGCTGGCCGGCCGACAAGGCGCAGGGATCGAACACCGGTGTGTGGGTCGGCATCGGCGGCGCCGACTACGCCAAGATCCCGAGCCAGGCGCAGAATTACTACGAGCGGATCGACGCCCACATGGGCACCGGCAACGCGTTGTCGATCGCATCGAATCGCATCTCGTACATCTTCGACTTCCGCGGGCCCAGCGCGAGCGTCGACACGGCGTGCAGCAGCAGCTCGCTGGCGATCCACCTGGCGGTCGAGGCGTTGCGGCGGGGCGAGTGCACGGCCGCCCTGGCCGGCGGGGTGAACGCGATCCTCACGCCCGAGACCACCCTCGCCTTCAGCAAGGCGCAGATGCTCTCGCCCGAGGGCCGCTGCCGGCCGTTCGACGCGGGCGCCAACGGCTACGTGCGCGGCGAAGGGTGCGGATTGGTGCTGCTCAAAAAACTCACCGACGCCCAGCGCGACGGCGACCCGGTGCTCGCCGTGCTACGCGCCACGAGCGTCAACCAAGACGGCCGCACCAGCGGCATTAGCGCGCCAAACGGCGAGCGTCAGAAGGCGTGCGTCCGCGCCGCCCTCGCCCAAGCGGGCCTCACGCCCGCCGCGGTCGACTACGTCGAGGCCCACGGCACCGGCACGCCCCTCGGCGACCCGATCGAGATGCAGGCCCTCACCGAGGTCTTCCGCCGCACGGCGCCAAGCGACAAGCCGCTCTATGTGACCAGCGCCAAGGCGAACATCGGCCACACCGAGACGGTGAGCGGCGTGGCGGGTCTCATCAAGGTCGCCTTGCTCATGAAGCACGGCGTGATCGAGCCGCAGCTGCACCTCGAGAAGCTCAACCCGCACATCAAGCTCGACGGCTCGCGCGTCGAGCTGCCGCACGAGCCGGTCGCCTGGCCGGCGGGCCCGACGCCGCGGGTGGCGGGCGTCAGCTCGTTTGGCTTCGGCGGCACGAACACGCACCTCGTGGTGAGCGACGCGCCGATCGCCAAACCGGCTGCGGAGCCGGCCGCCGGGCGCACGTCGCACGTGCTCAAGCTCGCGGCGAAGAAGAAAGACGGGATCGCCGAGCAGGCCCGCCGCTTGGCCGAGCGCTTGAACGAAGACGAGTCGATCACCGCCGCCGACGCCGCCTACACCCAGAACACCGGCCGTTGCGACTTCAACGCCCGGGCCAGCGTCGTGGCCGACGACCGCGACGACCTGATCGGTCGCCTCGAGAAACTCGCAGCCGGCGAGCGTGCGGCGGGCGTTAAAACGGGCGAGGCTAGCGGCGTCGCGCGGCCAAAGACCGCCATGCTGTTCACCGGCCAGGGCTCGCAGCGTCCCGGCATGGGACGCGAACTCTACCAGACCAGCCCGCTGTTCCGTTCGGTGATCGACCGCTGCGAAGAGGCTTTGCGCGAACCGCTCGGCGCGTCGCTGGCCGGCATCCTGTTCACCACCGAAGGCAAGGGCGCTGAGCGGATCAACGAGACCCGCTACACGCAGCCCGCGCTGTTTGCCCTGGAGTGCGGCGTCGCCGCGCTGTGGGAGTCGTGGGGCTTGCGGCCCGATTTCTTGCTGGGGCACAGCATCGGCGAGTACGCCGCCGCCGTCACGGCGGGCGTGTTCTCGTTGGAGGACGGCGCCCGGCTGGTGGCCGAGCGGGCCCGGCTCATGCACTCCGCTCCTGGCCACGGCAAGATGGCGGTCCTCTTCGTCAGCGAGGCCGAGGCCCAGAAACTGATCGACAAGAGCGGCGAGCGGGCGTCGGTCGCCACGGTCAACGGCCCCGAGAACGTGGTGATCTCGGGCGAGGCCGAGGCGATCGAACGGCTGTTCGCGGCGTTCGAGAAAACGGGCGGCAAAGGCCAGATGCTCGTTGTCTCGCACGCGTTCCACTCCGAGTTGATGGACCCGGTGCTCGATGAGTTCGAGGCGTTCGCCGCCACGATCGAGCACCAGGCGCCGAGCGTGCCGATCGCCTCGAACGTGACCGGCGTGCTGATGACCGAGCCCCCCACCACCAACCAGCAATGGGCCCGCTACTGGCGCGAACACCTCCGCGGCGCCGTGCGCTACGCCGACGGCGTGGCGGCCGTGGCCGAAGCGGGGGCCTCGCTGTTTGTCGAGGTCGGACCGACCGCGGCGCTCGCTGGCATGGGCCGCCGCTGTCTGCCCGATCAGAAAGCGGCTTGGCTCGCCTCGCTGCGGCCCGGCAAGCCCGAATGGCGGTCGCTCGCCGAGTCGGTCGGCGAGTTCTACGCCGCCGGCGGGGCTGTCGATTGGCGTGGATGGGACAAGCCGTACGCCCGCAAACGGATCGACCTGCCGAACTACCCTTTCGACCGCATCCGTTGCTGGCACGATCCGATCGAACGCTCCGCGCCGTACGCCGTCACGCGCCAGGGCGACTCGCCGGTGCTCGGGGCGCGGCTGCCGGTCGTTGGCGCCAACACCGTGTACGAGGCGGCCCTGTCGCCCAGCTCCCCCGCCTTCCTGGCCGACCACGTGGTGCAAGGGTCGGCCGTGGCGCCCGGCGCCCTGTACGTTGAGCAGGCGTTGCGCGCCGCCGGCGAGGCCCAGGGCCACGGCGGCGTTCTCGCCGTCGACGACGTCGCGATCCAGCAGGCGATGTTCCTCGCCAATGGCGCCACACGCCGCTGCCAGAGCACGGTCGGCCCCGAGTCGTCCGGCCGTCGGCCCTTCGAGTCGCACAGCACGCCGCTCGGCGACGACGGCCCCGAGGCAACCTGGACCCAGCACGCCTCGGCGGTCCTTGTGACCGACGCCTCGGACGAGCGTCCCGAGCCGATCGACTTGAAGGCTTGCCGCGAGCGGTTGGTCGCCTCGCAGACCGCCGAAGAGTTCTACGCCACGATGGCGGGCCGCAGCCTCGACTACGGCCCGGCGTTCCGCGTGCTCGGCCACGTCGATCGCTCGGCTTATGACGCGGTGTCGACCGTCGAGCCGACCGACTCCGTTCGCCACGAGATCGGCGAGCGTTACGGCTTGCACCCCGTGCTGGGCGACGCGTTGATGCAGACCGTGGCGGGCGCCACGCCGCTCGAAAAGGATGGATCGTACAGCCCATTCACCTACATGCCGGTTCGGGTCGCTCGGGTGCGGCTCTACGAGACGGTCCCGGCCGACGAGCCGCTGCTCGCCTACGCCGTGCGTCGTTCCCCCGAGCCCGACTCCGACGAGACGAGCCCGGAGCTGGTCACCTGCGACGCCTACTTGGTGCGCGAGTGTGGCGAGCCGATCGCCGCCTTCAAGGGCGTGCGGGTGCAACGCGTCGGCGCCGCCGGCGCGAGCGAGTCGCAGCCGGCCGACTGGCTGCACCGCTTGGCGTGGCGCGAAACGGAGCAAACAGCGACCGAGCCTGCCAGCGGCCCTTGGCTGCTGTTCGCCGACCAGGCCGGCGCGGCCACGGGGCTCGCCGATCGACTCGAAGCCGCCGGCTCCGCCGTGACGCTCGTCAGCCCGGGCGAGGCCTACGCGGTGAAGGTCGACGAATCGGGCGCCAAGCCGCGCACCCGCGTCACCCTGCCCCCCGGCGACGACGCCTCGTACCGCAAGCTCCTGGAGATGTTCACCGCCAACCCCACGGCCAAGCCGGCGGGGGTAGCCCACCTGTGGTCGCTCGACCTGCCAACATCAGAAGCCGAAGGCGCCGCGGCCAAGGACGCGTGGCAAGTGTCGTCCCTGTTGGGCGTGGGCAGCGTGATGCGGCTGGTGCAGCAAGCCGCTCGACGTGGCCTGGCTTGCCAGGCGGGCGTTTGGGTCCTTACCCAAGGCGGCCAAGCGGTCGGCGACAACAACGTCTCGCCGCTGGCGGCGCCGCTGGTTGGCCTCGGTCGCGTTGCGCAGATGGAGCACCCCGAGTTGTCGATCCGGTTACTCGACATGGAAGACCCCGACGACAGCGAAGCCCTGGCCGCCGAGCTCTCGCGCCCCGGCGACGAGAACCAGCTCGCGCTAACGGGCGGCAAACGCTGGGCGGCTCGGCTCGAGCACGACGACGAAGCGGCCGCCGCGCTCGATGAGTCGGCCGCCGGCCAGATGGCGATCCCCCACGGCCCGCACCAGCTGCGCATCCCCCGGCCCGGCTCGTTCGAGGCGCTCCGCTACGAGCCGATCACGCGCAAGACGCCCGGCCCGGGCGAAGTGGAGCTCGAGATCCACTCGGCCGGTCTCAACTTCAGCGACGTGCTCAAAGCGCTCGGCCTGTACCCCGGCATCAAGGACGAGATCGTCCCGCTGGGCATCGAGGCCTCAGGAGTGGTCACGGCCGTCGGCGAAGGCGTTTCGCACCTCAAGGCGGGCGACGAGGCGCTCGGCGTCGTGCCGTACGCCTTCGGCTCACACTCCACCACCGCCGGCTACGCCTTGGTGAAGAAGCCCGCCGGGCTCTCGCACCCCGAGGCGGCCTGTCTGCCGATCGCTTGGCTCACCGCCCACCACGCGCTGATCAAGCTCGCCGGACTCGCCCCGGGCGAGCGGGTGCTGATCCACGCCGGCGCCGGCGGCGTGGGACTCGCCGCGATCCAGATCGCCCAGCACGCCGGGGCCGAGGTCTTCGCCACCGCCGGCAGCGACGAGAAACGCGACCTGCTCCGCGGGCTCGGCGTAAAGCACGTGATGAACTCGCGGACGCTCGACTTTGTCGAGGAGATCCGTGAGGCGACCGGCCGCGAGGGGGTCGACGTGGTGCTCAACTCGCTGCCGGGCGAGGCGATCCCCGCCAGCCTGTCGGTGCTGCGGGCCTACGGCCGGTTCTGCGAGATCGGCAAGATCGACATCTACCAAGACCGCAAGCTCGGCCTGCTGCCGTTCCAAGACAACCTGTCGTACTTCGCGATCGATCTTGACCGCGTGCTACGCCAGCGGCCCGGCTACGTGCGTGAGCTGTTCACCGAGGTGATGGACCGCTTCGCCGCGGGCGACTACCAGCCAACGCCGTACACGCGCTTCGCCGAGAGCGAGACGATCCAGGCGTTCCGCTACATGTCGCAACGCAAGAATATCGGCAAGGTCGTGGTCGAGACCATCGAGAACGCCGCCGATCTGAAGGACGCCGATCCGAAGGGCGTGGTCCGCTCGGACGCCTCGTACCTGATCACCGGCGGCCTGGGGGCTTTGGGGCTGCGTGTGGCGGCGTGGCTGGGTGAACAAGGCGCCGGCGGCGTGGTGCTGCTCGCACGCAGCGAGCCCCAGGGCGAGAAGCTCGCGGCCGTCGAGGCGCTCAAGGCGAGCGGCCTGAACGTGGCGGTCGCCCGGGCCGACGTGAGTGACCACGCCTCGCTCCACCAAACGCTCACCACCCTGCCAAAGGGTTTCCCCGCGCTGCGCGGCGTGCTGCACGCCGCCGGCGTGCTCGACGACGGCCTGCTCGCGGACATGACCGACGAGCGGTTCGCCAAGGTCACGGCGCCCAAGACCGTGGGCGCCTGGAATCTGCACCGGCTGTCGCTCGACACGAAGGTCTTCCCAGCGTGCGACCTGTTCGTGCTGTTCTCGTCGGTCGCCGCGGTGCTCGGCTCACCGGGCCAATCGAACTACGCCGCCGGCAACGCCGCGCTCGACGCCCTGGCCCACGCCCGCCGTCGGGCCGGTCTCAGCGCGCTGTCGATCAACTGGGGCCCGTGGGCCGAAGGGGGCATGGCGGCAGGCGTGGTGGGCGAAGGCGGCCCCGAGGAGAATTCGGCGCAAGCGATCAAATCGATGGGCATGGACCTGTTGAAACCCGATGCCGCGCTCGGACTGATGGGGCGGCTCATCGAATCGAACGCCGCTCAGCAGGTGGTGTTCGACCCGCATTGGGAGGCCATGTCGCGTCTGCTCACCGGCCGCAAGACGCCGCTCTTAACGGACCTGCTCGTTGGCGCCGAGAACGCGGCCGCCGGAGTCGCCGACACGGCGTTGCGGCAACGGCTTGCTAGCGCGCCCGCCGACGAGCGGCAGAAGGAGCTCGAAGAGATCGTCCGCGACGAACTCGCCCGCGTGATGGGCGTCGACGCCGACCAGATCGAGATCGCGGCGCCGCTGTCGGCTCTGGGGCTCGACTCGCTGATGGCGCTCGAGCTGAAGAACAACCTGGAGGGCAAACTCGCGTTCACGCTGCCGATGGCCAAGCTCCTCGAGGGGCCGAGCGTCGCCACGCTGGCCGAGGCGGCGGGCGAGGCGATCGCCGGCGACGGCGACGAGGCCGACGCCTCGACCGGCCCCGAGTCGCTGCTCGTCACCCTCCGTAAAGGGGATCCCAATGTCGCCCCGTTGTTCTTGCTGCCGGTCTTGGGGGGCGACATCCGCTGCTACCTCGGCCTGACCGAGAAGCTGCCGGGCACGCTGCCCATCGTGGCGATGCGGCCGCGCGGCATCGACCACGGCGAGCCGCACACGGACATGGACGCGATGCTCGACGACTACACGGCCGCCCTCCGCAACCGTCAGCCCGAGGGCCCCTATTCGCTCGCCGGCTGGTCGACGGGCGGCGTGACGGCGTTCGCCCTCGCCGATCGGCTCGAGTCGATCGGCGAGAAAGTGTCTCAGGTGGCGCTGTTCGACGCCCCCACGCCGCGCGTCTTCAAGGACATCGACACCGAAGACGACATCAAATTCCTGCTCACGATCGTCGGCTTCGCCGTGCGGTTCTCGGGCGTCGATCTCGACCTGGACGAGGAGAAGCTCACGGCGATCGAGCCGGAGAAGCGTTTCGCCTTCGCGCTCGCCGAGGCCAAACGGGCCGGCATGTTCTCGGCCGACGCCGACGAGTCGTACGTCCGCCGGCTGGTCGACGTGGGCGAGGCGCTCGTGCGGGCGACGAGCGACTACGAGCCGCGTCCGATCGAGGCGCCGGTCCTCTTCTTTGCCCCCGAGACACCCGGCGGCTTGGGCGACCTGACTTCGCACGATTCGCTGAACGAGGAGGACTGGCGCGACGCCATCGGGCAAACGCTCGCCGTCCACACCACGCCGGGCGACCACTTCACGATGATGACCGATCGCGGCGCCGACTCGATCGCCGCGACGATCGAGTCACTGCTGGCGATCAACGCCGGCTAG
- the mnmA gene encoding tRNA 2-thiouridine(34) synthase MnmA, with protein sequence MLVVLAMSGGVDSSVAAHLLLEQGHDVVGVFMRHGEQSPAACGGETPDSALPIVQRLDHKQGCCTASDAEDARRVSDRLGIPFYAIDLNAEFGRIMDYFVEEYAHGRTPNPCVQCNNWIKFGKLFDYADSIGAECVATGHYARLEHREDGPAQKEYALLRGVDGGKDQSYVLAGISKELLPRMMLPVGGYEKPRIRELAAGVGLNVAEKKDSQEICFVTQGRYDAFVRRRLDSDEDRSGELVTTAGEVVGRHPGIEGFTIGQRKKLGVALGEPAYVVKIEPDTRRVVLGSREELGRSELTAEGANWLVDVAQGESRRCMAQIRYNSPATPAELTVLDGDRLRVVFNEPARGVTPGQAVVCYDHAEPDRVLGGGWIE encoded by the coding sequence ATGCTCGTTGTGCTCGCCATGTCCGGAGGCGTCGATTCGAGCGTCGCCGCCCACCTGCTGCTCGAGCAGGGGCACGACGTGGTCGGCGTGTTCATGCGCCACGGCGAGCAATCGCCCGCGGCGTGCGGCGGCGAGACGCCCGATTCGGCGCTGCCGATCGTTCAGCGGCTCGATCATAAACAGGGCTGCTGCACCGCGTCGGACGCCGAAGACGCCCGCCGCGTGAGCGACCGGCTCGGCATCCCGTTCTACGCGATCGATCTGAACGCCGAGTTCGGCCGCATCATGGACTACTTCGTAGAGGAGTACGCCCACGGCCGCACGCCGAACCCCTGCGTGCAGTGCAACAACTGGATCAAGTTCGGCAAGCTGTTCGACTACGCCGACTCGATCGGCGCCGAGTGCGTGGCGACCGGCCACTACGCCCGGCTGGAGCATCGTGAAGACGGGCCGGCCCAGAAGGAGTACGCCCTGCTACGCGGTGTCGACGGGGGCAAAGACCAGTCGTACGTGCTCGCCGGGATCTCCAAAGAATTGCTGCCGCGCATGATGCTGCCGGTTGGCGGCTACGAGAAGCCGCGCATCCGCGAGCTTGCGGCCGGCGTCGGGCTCAACGTCGCCGAGAAGAAGGACAGCCAGGAGATCTGCTTCGTCACCCAGGGACGCTACGACGCGTTCGTCCGCCGGCGGCTCGACTCGGACGAAGACCGCTCGGGCGAGCTGGTCACGACCGCCGGTGAGGTGGTCGGCCGCCACCCGGGGATCGAGGGTTTTACCATCGGCCAGCGCAAGAAGCTCGGCGTCGCCTTGGGCGAGCCGGCGTACGTCGTCAAGATCGAACCCGACACGCGCCGCGTGGTGCTCGGCAGTCGTGAGGAGCTCGGCCGCAGCGAACTCACGGCCGAGGGCGCCAACTGGCTAGTCGATGTCGCCCAGGGCGAATCGCGCCGCTGCATGGCCCAGATCCGCTACAACTCGCCGGCGACGCCGGCGGAGCTAACGGTGCTCGACGGCGACCGCCTGCGTGTCGTCTTTAACGAGCCGGCCCGTGGCGTCACACCGGGCCAGGCGGTCGTTTGCTACGACCACGCGGAGCCCGATCGCGTGCTCGGCGGCGGCTGGATCGAATGA
- the prfB gene encoding peptide chain release factor 2 (programmed frameshift), whose protein sequence is MDKEWTDRADAIQEALTQLRDSLDYAAKKERIAAIEAEQADPGFWNDQEKAQAVIGELKGLTAVLGPLDEAIAAQEDLDALVEMAEEDPSFAEEAPAEIERIEALLEKLKLAALLNGRHDAAGAIISLNARDGGTDANDWTEMLLRMYLQWAAKHDYKAELLDRQDNEEAGINNASVAIRGPMAYGYLRGESGIHRLVRISPFNSAGTRQTSFAAVDVSPEISDSVEVDIDEADVRTDTYRASGAGGQHVNKTDSAIRLTHEPTGIVVQCQNDRSQHKNRASAWKMLRARLARFEEEKREAEEAAKYQEVAKTGFGSQIRNYFLHPDQRVKDARTKYYQGNFNAVMDGDIQGFLEATLRWRAGQPIEDDDED, encoded by the exons ATGGACAAGGAATGGACCGATCGCGCCGATGCGATCCAGGAGGCCCTGACGCAGCTCAGGGACTCTCTT GACTACGCTGCCAAGAAGGAACGCATCGCAGCCATCGAGGCCGAGCAGGCCGACCCCGGCTTCTGGAACGACCAGGAGAAGGCGCAGGCCGTCATCGGTGAGCTCAAGGGCCTGACCGCCGTGCTCGGTCCGCTCGACGAGGCGATCGCCGCGCAGGAAGACCTCGACGCCCTCGTGGAGATGGCCGAGGAGGACCCCTCGTTCGCCGAGGAGGCGCCGGCCGAGATCGAGCGCATCGAGGCGCTGCTCGAGAAGCTCAAGCTCGCGGCGCTGCTCAACGGTCGCCACGACGCGGCGGGGGCGATCATCTCGCTCAACGCCCGCGACGGCGGCACCGACGCGAACGACTGGACGGAGATGCTGCTGCGCATGTACCTGCAGTGGGCCGCCAAGCACGATTACAAGGCCGAACTGCTCGACCGCCAGGACAACGAGGAGGCGGGCATCAACAACGCTTCGGTCGCCATCCGCGGCCCGATGGCTTACGGCTACCTGAGGGGCGAATCGGGCATCCACCGGCTGGTGCGCATCAGCCCGTTCAACTCGGCCGGCACCCGGCAGACGAGCTTTGCGGCGGTCGACGTGTCGCCGGAGATCAGCGACAGCGTGGAGGTCGATATCGACGAGGCGGACGTGCGGACCGACACCTACCGCGCGAGCGGCGCCGGCGGGCAGCACGTCAACAAAACCGACTCGGCGATCCGCTTGACGCACGAGCCGACGGGCATCGTCGTGCAGTGCCAGAACGACCGCTCGCAGCACAAGAACCGGGCGAGCGCCTGGAAGATGCTCCGCGCCCGGCTGGCGCGTTTCGAGGAGGAGAAACGCGAGGCCGAAGAGGCCGCCAAGTACCAAGAGGTGGCCAAGACCGGTTTCGGCTCGCAGATCCGCAACTACTTCTTGCACCCCGACCAGCGCGTGAAAGACGCCCGCACGAAGTACTACCAGGGCAACTTCAACGCCGTGATGGACGGCGACATCCAGGGCTTCCTGGAGGCGACGCTCCGCTGGCGTGCGGGGCAGCCGATCGAGGACGACGACGAGGATTGA